Proteins found in one Thermaerobacter subterraneus DSM 13965 genomic segment:
- the mrdA gene encoding penicillin-binding protein 2, producing MAMNPEELARRQRLRRRNILMGLLVAWTVILLGRLYMLQVVMGDELSEYAAGQRLRKVYVPAPRGQILDRRGQVLATNLPAYSAYLVYTREGLDPEARRLLSRILDIPVEAIEEAEAELRVRPVPEIPVRLKAELTPAEITALAEHRDRLPGVVVEPQPLRYYPGGTLAAHVLGYVREGNRPWELKGDSGIEATYNGPVQLPGGRTVRGLTGVDGQRLVEVDARGRPLSDESRHLLLGGDADRYAAPPKPGSTLVLTLDARVQKAAEEALARRIQELRELKTRPCPCPARNGAAVAIDVRTGAILAMTSYPTFDPNDFARQAFMEPSDPRYDAVNRKVYQYVHGNERYRGKRVEGPTRNLAIADALPPGSTFKPITGLAAMLRGVLPGSTYCGGEFYFAGRAWPDWGVHGHVDFDKAIGRSCNVYFYQTGLNAGIDAIADVATQFGLGQLTGLRDLAGEVQGWLATPAVKAELVARADPNSTESDRRWYAGDTLNASIGQGFHAFTPLQMAVYTAALANGGTRYRPYLVQEIRDPQTGRVLWEAKPDPLNTVDVPTAFLDKVREAMVTVTQDNGGWYGTAYGVFRDAPYVAAGKTGTAQGGTREPEYENHGWFIAFAPAGPGEQPEIAVAVVVRAGGGGSLAAGPVARAMLDAYFAGRYGLPANPETAAEEAHEDAARSAAVVPSD from the coding sequence ATGGCCATGAACCCGGAAGAACTGGCCCGCCGGCAGCGCCTGCGCCGGCGCAACATCCTGATGGGACTGCTGGTGGCCTGGACGGTCATCCTGCTGGGCCGCCTGTACATGCTGCAGGTGGTCATGGGCGACGAGCTCAGCGAGTACGCCGCCGGCCAGCGGCTGCGCAAGGTGTACGTGCCCGCACCGCGGGGGCAGATCCTGGACCGGCGCGGCCAGGTCCTGGCCACCAACCTGCCTGCCTATTCCGCCTATCTGGTCTACACCCGGGAGGGCCTTGACCCGGAGGCGCGCCGGCTGCTGAGCCGGATCCTCGATATTCCCGTCGAGGCCATCGAGGAGGCGGAGGCCGAGCTCCGCGTCCGGCCGGTGCCGGAGATCCCCGTCCGGCTCAAGGCGGAGCTGACCCCTGCCGAGATCACCGCCCTGGCGGAGCACCGCGACCGCTTGCCCGGGGTGGTGGTCGAACCCCAGCCCCTGCGCTACTACCCGGGCGGCACCCTGGCGGCCCATGTGCTGGGCTATGTACGTGAGGGGAACCGCCCGTGGGAACTGAAAGGGGATTCGGGCATCGAAGCCACCTACAACGGCCCGGTGCAGCTGCCCGGCGGGCGGACGGTGCGCGGCCTGACGGGGGTCGACGGCCAGCGGTTGGTGGAGGTGGATGCCCGCGGCCGGCCCCTCAGCGACGAATCCCGCCACCTGTTGCTGGGCGGCGATGCCGACCGGTATGCCGCGCCGCCCAAGCCCGGGAGCACCCTGGTGCTGACGCTGGATGCCCGGGTGCAGAAGGCGGCGGAAGAGGCGCTGGCCCGGCGGATCCAGGAACTGCGGGAACTGAAGACGAGGCCGTGCCCCTGCCCGGCCCGTAACGGCGCCGCCGTGGCCATCGACGTGCGGACCGGGGCTATCCTGGCCATGACCTCTTATCCAACCTTTGACCCCAACGATTTCGCCCGTCAGGCTTTCATGGAGCCCAGCGACCCGCGCTACGATGCGGTGAACCGCAAGGTTTACCAGTACGTCCATGGGAACGAGCGGTACCGCGGCAAGCGGGTCGAGGGGCCAACACGGAACCTGGCCATCGCCGACGCCTTGCCGCCCGGTTCCACTTTCAAGCCCATCACGGGGCTGGCGGCCATGCTGCGCGGTGTCCTGCCCGGCTCCACCTACTGCGGCGGTGAGTTCTATTTTGCCGGCCGGGCCTGGCCGGACTGGGGTGTCCACGGTCACGTCGACTTTGACAAGGCGATTGGGCGCTCATGCAACGTTTACTTCTACCAGACGGGTCTCAACGCGGGGATTGACGCCATCGCCGACGTCGCCACGCAGTTCGGGCTCGGACAGTTGACCGGTCTCCGGGACCTGGCCGGGGAGGTCCAGGGTTGGCTGGCCACGCCGGCAGTGAAGGCCGAGCTGGTGGCGCGTGCCGACCCGAACAGCACCGAATCCGACCGCCGCTGGTACGCCGGAGATACCCTGAATGCCTCCATCGGCCAGGGGTTCCATGCCTTCACGCCCCTGCAGATGGCCGTCTACACCGCCGCCCTGGCCAACGGCGGCACCCGCTACCGCCCGTACCTGGTCCAGGAGATCCGGGATCCGCAGACGGGCCGGGTGCTGTGGGAAGCGAAGCCCGACCCGCTGAACACGGTGGACGTTCCGACGGCGTTCCTGGATAAGGTGCGGGAAGCCATGGTGACAGTGACCCAGGACAACGGCGGCTGGTACGGCACAGCCTACGGTGTGTTCCGCGACGCGCCCTACGTTGCCGCAGGCAAGACGGGTACGGCCCAGGGAGGTACCCGCGAGCCCGAGTACGAAAACCACGGCTGGTTCATCGCTTTCGCACCCGCGGGCCCGGGCGAGCAACCGGAGATTGCTGTGGCCGTCGTCGTCCGGGCCGGGGGCGGCGGCTCGCTGGCCGCCGGTCCGGTGGCCCGCGCCATGCTGGACGCCTACTTCGCCGGCCGGTACGGCCTGCCGGCCAATCCCGAGACGGCTGCGGAGGAGGCCCACGAAGACGCGGCCCGCAGCGCGGCGGTGGTCCCTTCCGACTGA
- the mreC gene encoding rod shape-determining protein MreC, giving the protein MVPWLRRLLAVALVLAVAGSVMAATRNLRPRPALLEGALQEVLAPLSGVTARMARGAGEIGRTLATLGRLEAENQTLREELERLRGVEAQVRQLERENRQLEELLGLKQARPDAVLAARVSGRTPDRWYQEIILDQGSADGVRPGMVAVVPGGVVGRVVSVTPHSARVLLITDPESGIGALIGRSGEAGVAYGRGGDLPQLVMTLFAASADVKVGDDVVTSGLGPVFPPGLPIGTVTSVGRDPTGLGIQVTVEPSAPLNRLAAVLLLEPARQGEAP; this is encoded by the coding sequence ATGGTGCCGTGGCTCCGCAGGCTGCTGGCCGTGGCCCTGGTCCTGGCCGTGGCGGGGAGCGTGATGGCGGCCACCCGCAACCTGCGGCCACGGCCCGCGTTGCTGGAAGGGGCGCTGCAGGAGGTCCTGGCGCCCCTCAGTGGCGTTACGGCCCGCATGGCGCGGGGGGCCGGGGAGATCGGTCGGACCCTGGCGACCCTGGGGCGGCTGGAGGCGGAGAACCAGACCCTCCGGGAGGAACTGGAGCGCCTGCGGGGCGTGGAGGCGCAAGTGCGGCAGCTGGAACGGGAGAACCGCCAGCTGGAGGAACTGCTGGGCCTCAAGCAGGCCCGGCCCGACGCCGTGCTGGCTGCCCGGGTGAGCGGGCGGACCCCGGACCGCTGGTACCAGGAGATCATCCTGGACCAGGGCTCGGCGGACGGGGTTCGACCGGGCATGGTGGCCGTGGTGCCCGGCGGCGTGGTGGGCCGGGTGGTGTCCGTCACCCCCCACAGCGCCCGGGTCCTCCTGATCACCGATCCCGAGAGCGGCATCGGGGCCCTGATCGGCCGCAGCGGGGAGGCCGGCGTCGCCTACGGCCGGGGAGGCGACCTGCCCCAGCTGGTGATGACCCTCTTCGCCGCCAGCGCCGACGTGAAGGTGGGCGACGATGTGGTCACCTCGGGGCTCGGACCGGTCTTCCCGCCGGGACTGCCCATCGGCACCGTGACCTCGGTGGGTCGCGATCCCACGGGCCTGGGCATCCAGGTGACGGTCGAACCCAGCGCGCCCCTCAACCGCCTGGCGGCCGTGCTGCTGCTGGAGCCGGCGCGGCAGGGTGAGGCGCCATGA
- the minD gene encoding septum site-determining protein MinD: protein MGTTLVVTSGKGGVGKTTTTANLGTALALTGKRVVLVDADIGLRNLDVVMGLENRIVYDLVDVVEGFCRLRQALIKDKRYDGLFLLPAAQTKDKTAVRPEQFKALCEELAAEFDYVLVDSPAGIEQGFRNAIAGAQEALVVCTPDVSSVRDADRVIGLLEAEGLAAPRLIINKLRPDMVQQGRQMGVEDVLDVLAIELIGVVPEDEQVVDSTNRGEPVVAHERSRAGRAYRDIVRRLLGEQVPFPDFKEEHGLFGRLRRLLGGA from the coding sequence TTGGGCACCACGCTGGTCGTCACCTCGGGCAAGGGCGGCGTGGGCAAGACCACCACCACCGCCAACCTGGGCACGGCCCTGGCCCTGACCGGCAAGCGCGTCGTGCTGGTCGACGCCGACATCGGCCTGCGCAACCTGGACGTGGTCATGGGCCTGGAGAACCGCATCGTCTACGACCTGGTGGACGTGGTGGAGGGCTTTTGCCGGCTGCGGCAGGCCTTGATCAAGGACAAGCGCTACGACGGCCTGTTCCTCCTGCCGGCGGCCCAGACCAAGGACAAGACCGCCGTCCGGCCCGAACAGTTCAAGGCGCTGTGCGAGGAGCTGGCGGCCGAGTTCGATTACGTGCTGGTGGACAGCCCGGCGGGCATCGAGCAGGGGTTCCGCAACGCCATCGCCGGGGCCCAGGAGGCGCTGGTGGTGTGCACCCCCGACGTGTCGTCGGTGCGCGATGCCGACCGGGTGATCGGCCTGCTGGAGGCGGAGGGCCTGGCGGCGCCGCGGCTGATCATCAACAAGCTGCGCCCCGACATGGTCCAGCAGGGGCGCCAGATGGGCGTGGAGGACGTGCTGGACGTGCTGGCCATCGAGCTCATCGGGGTGGTGCCCGAGGACGAGCAGGTGGTCGACTCCACCAACCGCGGCGAGCCGGTGGTGGCCCACGAGCGCAGCCGGGCGGGCCGCGCCTACCGGGACATCGTGCGGCGCCTGCTGGGCGAGCAGGTCCCCTTCCCCGATTTCAAGGAAGAACACGGCCTGTTCGGGCGGCTGCGGCGGCTTCTGGGCGGGGCCTGA
- a CDS encoding M23 family metallopeptidase, protein MVPPGAGGGAGEKGPAGESAARDGAAGALAAGGAFAGGEAASPAPGPAAGAGRGADRPVPAGDAGGPPLPGPDPGPGAGLAGPVTGGLQPPPGGWMPGARQGPALWVPLLLALALVAGRWLPGDAGEAWARATGGMVSANWLDRPQVARWLSGLPAGGWLQAAVLGRQDAGDAGAGGAGVTGGSVPALAPLAPLAPDPAGSGASGGQAGGSLSTGGAPAGNSPAGAPAGGGPGGVAAGPTGGAAAPDSAAGPALPGAGGGEPGLAAGEATGPGPSGTEPGGGSPERDGGAQGSGPGSAGFTGDGDGGAGGSAGGGAAGSGSGAGSSGGGGWEPHWAWPLEGRVTEPFGWQLDEGGAPRFHEGIDIAARAGTAVRAAAAGVVTRVWYDRAGLGWMVEVDHGGGWVTRYAAVDHVVVRDRDAVTAGQVLAAVAAEGEGGGPHLHFEMRRRGQAVDPELHLPPEGGR, encoded by the coding sequence ATGGTGCCTCCAGGTGCAGGCGGCGGAGCGGGCGAGAAGGGTCCGGCCGGGGAAAGCGCGGCCCGGGACGGTGCGGCCGGTGCCCTGGCCGCGGGTGGTGCCTTTGCCGGTGGTGAAGCGGCCTCGCCGGCCCCCGGGCCGGCGGCCGGGGCCGGCCGCGGCGCTGACCGGCCCGTCCCGGCGGGCGATGCGGGCGGGCCGCCGTTGCCGGGCCCGGACCCTGGACCCGGCGCCGGCCTCGCCGGCCCCGTCACAGGCGGCCTGCAGCCGCCACCGGGGGGATGGATGCCCGGAGCGCGGCAAGGCCCGGCCCTGTGGGTGCCCCTGCTCCTGGCGCTGGCCCTGGTGGCGGGCCGGTGGCTGCCCGGTGACGCGGGCGAGGCCTGGGCGCGGGCGACCGGGGGCATGGTCAGCGCCAACTGGCTCGACCGGCCCCAGGTGGCCCGCTGGCTCTCCGGGCTGCCCGCCGGCGGCTGGCTCCAGGCGGCCGTCCTGGGGCGCCAGGACGCCGGTGACGCCGGCGCCGGGGGCGCCGGCGTCACCGGCGGCAGCGTGCCTGCGCTGGCCCCGCTGGCCCCGCTGGCTCCGGACCCGGCGGGGTCCGGAGCCAGCGGGGGGCAGGCCGGTGGGAGCCTCTCCACAGGCGGCGCCCCGGCCGGGAACTCCCCGGCGGGCGCCCCGGCCGGAGGCGGCCCGGGGGGCGTCGCGGCCGGCCCCACGGGGGGCGCTGCCGCACCGGACAGCGCTGCCGGCCCGGCCCTTCCGGGTGCCGGCGGCGGGGAGCCGGGCCTGGCGGCCGGCGAGGCAACCGGTCCCGGCCCGTCCGGGACCGAGCCCGGCGGCGGGTCGCCGGAGCGGGATGGTGGCGCCCAAGGTTCAGGTCCCGGCTCCGCCGGGTTCACCGGCGACGGCGATGGGGGGGCGGGCGGTTCAGCGGGTGGCGGCGCGGCCGGCAGCGGTTCCGGGGCCGGTTCCTCCGGGGGAGGAGGCTGGGAGCCGCACTGGGCCTGGCCGCTGGAAGGCCGGGTGACGGAACCCTTCGGCTGGCAGCTGGACGAAGGGGGTGCCCCGCGCTTTCACGAGGGCATCGACATTGCCGCCCGGGCCGGAACGGCCGTCCGGGCGGCGGCGGCCGGCGTGGTCACGCGGGTGTGGTACGACCGGGCAGGCCTGGGCTGGATGGTCGAGGTGGACCACGGCGGGGGCTGGGTGACCCGCTATGCGGCCGTCGACCACGTGGTGGTCCGGGACCGGGACGCGGTGACGGCGGGCCAGGTCCTGGCGGCGGTGGCCGCCGAAGGCGAGGGTGGCGGACCCCACCTGCACTTTGAAATGCGGCGCCGGGGGCAGGCCGTCGACCCCGAGTTGCACCTGCCGCCGGAAGGCGGTCGCTAG
- the radC gene encoding RadC family protein has product MRRVRRPESLRVKDLPPSDRPRERLLAGGAASLSTVDLLAILIGSGTGRGESALDLARRVLAWGSRGSTRRLQQDEPGRRDRRAGAAAATGSVAGCRAVADGPAAGGMAPAQPPEERAGAPEPGGEWDALQWLASARAEELRQIPGIGPARAAQIVAGVELGRRLATAWPVRPRVRGPEDVSRLLMAGMKDLDREHLYVVQLNTKHYVLGVDLISIGTLNGSLVHPREVFRAAVRRGAAALVLVHNHPSGDPTPSPEDVQVTRRLVEAGRIMGIDVLDHVIIGNQRYASLREAGLVGEA; this is encoded by the coding sequence ATGAGGCGGGTCCGGCGGCCCGAGTCCTTGCGGGTCAAAGACCTGCCCCCGTCGGACCGCCCGCGGGAGCGGCTCCTGGCGGGCGGCGCCGCCTCCCTGAGCACCGTCGACCTCCTGGCCATTCTCATCGGTTCGGGGACGGGACGGGGCGAATCGGCCCTGGATCTGGCGCGCCGGGTGCTGGCCTGGGGCAGCCGGGGCTCCACCCGCCGGCTCCAGCAGGACGAACCGGGCCGCCGTGACCGGCGGGCCGGCGCAGCGGCCGCCACCGGTAGCGTTGCCGGCTGCCGGGCCGTGGCCGACGGGCCGGCAGCCGGAGGCATGGCGCCCGCCCAACCACCGGAGGAAAGGGCGGGAGCGCCGGAGCCCGGCGGGGAGTGGGATGCGTTGCAGTGGCTGGCGTCGGCCCGGGCGGAGGAACTCCGCCAGATCCCGGGCATCGGGCCCGCCCGTGCCGCCCAGATTGTGGCTGGGGTAGAACTGGGGCGGCGCCTGGCCACGGCGTGGCCGGTTCGGCCGCGGGTGCGGGGTCCGGAGGACGTCAGCCGGCTGCTGATGGCCGGCATGAAAGACCTGGATAGGGAACATTTATACGTGGTTCAGTTGAACACGAAACATTATGTACTAGGTGTGGACTTGATTTCGATCGGTACGCTGAACGGGTCCCTGGTGCACCCGCGGGAGGTCTTCCGGGCCGCCGTCCGCAGGGGAGCGGCCGCGCTGGTCCTGGTGCACAACCACCCGAGCGGCGATCCCACGCCAAGCCCGGAAGACGTCCAGGTGACGCGCCGCCTGGTGGAGGCCGGGCGGATCATGGGGATCGACGTGCTGGACCATGTGATCATCGGCAACCAGCGTTACGCCAGCTTGCGCGAGGCCGGCCTGGTGGGGGAGGCGTGA
- a CDS encoding septum site-determining protein MinC produces MKGSPLVTRVGDEVVVSVTADLDFPTLCSTLERMLAGDPSLRDCPALVLDTGRLQLTADQVMAIEGLVSRYGGTRLLHVITEQVDETRSRHPLRERSNGFAWPAGAGMPVPDGHRHGHREPAQEGGREPASDFPLAGAPPSFPETGRRPVGPAPAGEGNRAGAAGEAVRAARVRRRGRQVGPPDGPGGGDHRPQAPRGRPGTPGEQGGEEYPGSRRPAAGSPGPAGGASGLAVTAWGETDPHWRQPAAAPPAGAGSSRGAGRARAGVVVRRTLRSGHRLVYDGDVVILGDVNPGAEVLAAGDVVVFGRLRGTVHAGFKGDEQAVVAALVMEPVQLRIARWIGRAPDGEPPPGAAGRTVAGPAGGRSPEIACVRDGQVLIEPFDPARWFWQRQRERAAERDDRGRAQAAQP; encoded by the coding sequence GTGAAAGGATCACCGCTGGTGACGCGGGTCGGAGACGAGGTGGTCGTCTCCGTGACCGCCGACCTGGATTTCCCCACCTTGTGCTCCACCCTGGAACGGATGCTGGCCGGTGACCCCAGCCTGCGGGACTGTCCCGCCCTGGTGCTGGATACGGGCCGGCTGCAACTGACCGCCGACCAGGTGATGGCCATTGAAGGCCTGGTCAGCCGCTACGGTGGAACCCGCCTGTTGCACGTCATCACCGAGCAGGTGGACGAGACGCGTTCCCGGCACCCGCTCCGCGAGCGGTCCAACGGCTTCGCGTGGCCGGCGGGGGCGGGCATGCCGGTGCCCGATGGGCACCGGCATGGCCACCGGGAACCGGCCCAGGAGGGCGGCCGGGAGCCGGCCTCGGATTTTCCGCTGGCCGGTGCCCCGCCGTCTTTCCCGGAGACCGGCCGGAGGCCGGTCGGCCCGGCACCGGCCGGCGAGGGGAACCGGGCCGGTGCGGCCGGTGAAGCGGTCCGGGCCGCCAGGGTCCGCCGCCGGGGCCGGCAGGTTGGGCCGCCGGATGGCCCGGGCGGCGGGGATCACCGCCCACAGGCTCCGCGGGGCCGGCCCGGGACGCCCGGGGAGCAAGGCGGGGAGGAATACCCTGGCTCCCGCAGGCCTGCCGCCGGATCCCCAGGCCCCGCCGGCGGAGCCTCCGGCCTCGCCGTCACGGCGTGGGGCGAAACGGATCCGCACTGGCGCCAGCCCGCGGCCGCACCCCCGGCAGGGGCCGGTTCGTCCCGGGGGGCGGGCCGGGCGCGCGCTGGCGTGGTGGTGAGGCGGACCTTGCGCTCGGGCCACCGCCTGGTCTACGACGGCGACGTGGTGATCCTGGGCGACGTCAACCCCGGCGCCGAGGTGCTGGCGGCCGGCGACGTGGTGGTCTTCGGGCGGCTGCGGGGTACTGTCCACGCCGGTTTCAAAGGCGACGAGCAGGCGGTGGTGGCCGCCCTGGTGATGGAGCCGGTGCAGCTCCGCATCGCCCGCTGGATCGGCCGCGCCCCCGACGGGGAGCCGCCGCCCGGCGCGGCAGGCCGGACCGTCGCCGGACCCGCAGGCGGGCGCAGCCCGGAGATCGCCTGCGTCCGGGACGGGCAGGTGCTGATCGAACCCTTTGACCCGGCCCGCTGGTTCTGGCAGCGGCAGCGGGAGCGCGCCGCGGAGCGGGACGACCGGGGCCGCGCGCAGGCCGCCCAACCCTAG
- a CDS encoding Maf family protein, whose protein sequence is MKGTSSQRRLVLASSSPRRVQLLAMLGLPFVQDPSRAEEPLPAGPAGTVDPEDWALRQALRKAKDVARRHPGALVIGADTVVELDGRLLGKPQDRQEAMAMLGALAGREHRVASGVAVVDASTGRAATGTRLTRVWMRPLTRTEIEAYVATGEPMDKAGAYAIQGLGATLVPRIEGCYFNVVGLPLPLLADLLSLFGVRVLGPERILAHPGPGASGR, encoded by the coding sequence GTGAAGGGGACAAGCTCGCAGCGCAGGCTGGTGCTGGCATCGTCCTCGCCGCGGCGGGTGCAGCTTTTGGCCATGCTCGGCCTGCCCTTCGTACAGGACCCGTCCCGGGCGGAAGAACCCCTGCCCGCAGGGCCGGCCGGAACCGTGGACCCGGAGGACTGGGCCCTGCGGCAGGCGCTGCGCAAGGCCAAGGACGTGGCCCGGCGCCACCCCGGAGCGCTGGTCATCGGTGCCGATACCGTGGTGGAGCTGGACGGCCGGCTTCTGGGCAAGCCCCAGGACCGGCAGGAAGCCATGGCCATGTTGGGCGCCCTGGCCGGTCGGGAACACCGGGTCGCCTCCGGCGTGGCGGTGGTGGACGCCTCCACCGGCCGCGCGGCCACGGGGACCCGCCTGACGCGGGTCTGGATGCGCCCCCTGACCCGGACGGAGATCGAGGCCTACGTGGCGACGGGAGAGCCCATGGACAAGGCGGGCGCCTATGCCATCCAGGGCCTCGGCGCGACCCTTGTTCCCCGCATCGAGGGGTGTTACTTTAACGTCGTTGGCCTGCCCTTGCCCCTGCTGGCCGATCTGCTCTCCCTCTTCGGCGTGCGGGTGCTGGGACCCGAGAGGATCCTGGCCCACCCGGGCCCGGGGGCTTCCGGGCGATGA
- a CDS encoding FtsW/RodA/SpoVE family cell cycle protein → MGLLDRRLLKTLDLPLIALVMVLMACGLVLISVAVRARGMLDLVEKQAVFAVAGLATMLAVTLWVDYRTLPRVQWYLYGAAIAGLAAMLVVAPEINGCRCWIQAGPVSLQPAEFVKPILILVLADWLARHEDRPWTWLDLVPVGAMVAPLALLVLKQPDLGTVLVFFGITGGMLLMAGYPVWRLFGLATAGLAAATGLVWAQLRFPDKISFLEPHQLMRLVVFINPYNDGQNGLGAGYHVLQSRLAVGNGRLFGQGLTGTSQTATSFLPEPQTDFIFAVAAETLGFVGITVLVLLLLALLLRTLHDTTQAGDTYGMLLGAGVVSMLATHFIINAGMTVGLMPITGLPLPFISYGGSNLLTNCISLGLLMSAYARRHKILF, encoded by the coding sequence GTGGGCTTGCTGGACCGGCGGTTGCTCAAAACCCTGGATCTGCCGTTGATCGCCCTGGTCATGGTCCTCATGGCTTGCGGGCTGGTCCTGATCTCCGTGGCGGTACGGGCCCGGGGGATGCTGGACCTGGTGGAGAAGCAGGCCGTCTTCGCCGTCGCCGGGCTGGCCACCATGCTGGCCGTCACCCTGTGGGTCGACTACCGTACTCTGCCGCGGGTGCAGTGGTACCTGTACGGCGCGGCCATCGCCGGCCTGGCGGCCATGCTGGTGGTGGCGCCCGAGATCAACGGGTGCCGGTGCTGGATCCAGGCCGGTCCGGTCAGCCTGCAGCCGGCCGAGTTCGTCAAGCCCATCCTGATCCTGGTCCTGGCCGACTGGCTCGCCCGCCACGAGGACCGGCCCTGGACGTGGCTGGACCTGGTGCCGGTGGGGGCCATGGTGGCTCCCCTGGCCCTGCTGGTGCTCAAACAGCCGGACCTGGGGACGGTGCTGGTCTTCTTCGGGATCACCGGCGGCATGCTGCTCATGGCCGGTTACCCGGTCTGGCGCCTCTTCGGCCTGGCCACGGCCGGCCTGGCCGCGGCCACCGGCCTGGTGTGGGCCCAGCTGCGCTTCCCTGACAAGATCTCGTTCCTTGAGCCCCACCAGCTGATGCGGCTGGTGGTGTTCATCAATCCGTACAACGATGGGCAGAACGGCCTGGGCGCGGGGTATCACGTGCTCCAGTCCCGCCTGGCGGTGGGCAACGGCCGGCTGTTCGGCCAGGGGCTGACCGGCACCAGCCAGACGGCGACCAGCTTCCTGCCCGAGCCCCAGACCGACTTCATCTTCGCCGTGGCCGCCGAGACCCTGGGCTTCGTGGGGATCACCGTGCTGGTTCTGCTGTTGCTGGCTCTGCTCCTGCGTACCCTGCACGACACCACCCAGGCCGGGGACACCTACGGCATGCTGCTGGGGGCCGGCGTGGTGTCCATGCTGGCCACCCACTTCATCATCAATGCCGGGATGACCGTCGGCCTGATGCCCATCACCGGCCTGCCCCTGCCCTTCATCAGCTACGGGGGCAGCAACCTCCTTACCAACTGCATCAGCCTGGGCCTCCTGATGAGCGCCTACGCCCGCCGGCACAAGATCCTGTTCTGA
- the minE gene encoding cell division topological specificity factor MinE encodes MIQLLARVLGRGGGGAPGNGGTAGPRAGGTPGWGTARVASKDIARERLKLMLVHDRVDMEPELMEALKDDLIRAISRYLEVDRAGMEVSLHREAAAVALVASIPVRAVRRRPLAAAEGED; translated from the coding sequence GTGATCCAGCTTCTGGCCCGCGTCCTGGGACGCGGCGGGGGCGGGGCGCCCGGGAACGGAGGGACGGCCGGACCTCGTGCCGGGGGAACCCCGGGCTGGGGGACGGCCCGGGTGGCCAGCAAGGACATCGCCCGGGAGCGGCTCAAGCTCATGCTGGTCCACGACCGGGTCGACATGGAGCCCGAGCTGATGGAAGCCCTCAAGGACGATCTGATCCGAGCCATCTCCCGTTATCTGGAGGTGGACCGGGCGGGGATGGAGGTCAGCCTGCACCGGGAGGCGGCGGCGGTGGCCCTGGTGGCCAGCATCCCGGTGCGCGCCGTCCGGCGGCGACCGCTGGCGGCGGCCGAAGGAGAGGACTGA
- a CDS encoding rod shape-determining protein — protein MVLESVYRYFSRDMGIDLGTANTLVYVRGRGIVIQEPSVVAVQAETKQVLAVGEEAKRMIGRTPGNIIAVRPMKDGVIADFEITQAMLRHFIAKALRGRALVRPRVVICLPSGVTEVEKRAVVDATEQAGARKAYPIEEPMAAAIGAGLPVHEPTGNMIVDIGGGTTEVAIISLGGIVTHRSIRIGGDEMDEAIVNYVKRNYNLLIGERTAEEVKIAIGSAYPMDDEGSVEIRGRDLVTGLPKTIEVTAAEIREALSETVAAIVDAIKVTLERTPPELASDIMDRGIVMTGGGSLLRGLDRRVAEETGMPVHIAEDPLLSVALGAGKYLDVIDNVQRSLATSRRLA, from the coding sequence GTGGTGCTTGAATCGGTATACCGTTACTTCTCCCGCGACATGGGCATCGACCTGGGGACGGCCAACACGCTGGTCTACGTGCGGGGCCGGGGGATCGTGATCCAGGAACCCTCGGTGGTGGCCGTCCAGGCGGAGACCAAGCAGGTGCTGGCCGTCGGCGAGGAGGCCAAGCGCATGATCGGGCGCACGCCCGGCAACATCATCGCCGTGCGGCCGATGAAGGACGGCGTGATCGCCGACTTCGAGATCACCCAGGCCATGCTGCGCCACTTCATCGCCAAGGCGCTGCGCGGCCGGGCGCTGGTTCGTCCCCGGGTGGTGATCTGCCTGCCGTCGGGGGTCACCGAGGTGGAGAAGCGGGCGGTGGTCGACGCCACCGAGCAGGCGGGAGCGCGCAAGGCGTACCCCATCGAGGAGCCCATGGCGGCGGCCATCGGCGCGGGCCTGCCGGTCCACGAGCCGACGGGGAACATGATCGTGGACATCGGCGGCGGCACCACCGAGGTGGCCATCATCTCCCTGGGCGGCATCGTCACCCACCGGTCCATCCGCATCGGCGGCGACGAGATGGATGAGGCCATCGTCAACTACGTCAAGCGCAACTACAACCTGCTGATCGGCGAGCGGACCGCGGAAGAGGTCAAGATCGCCATCGGGTCGGCCTACCCCATGGACGACGAGGGCTCGGTGGAGATCCGGGGCCGTGACCTGGTCACCGGCCTGCCCAAGACCATCGAGGTGACGGCGGCGGAGATCCGGGAGGCCCTGTCGGAGACGGTGGCGGCCATCGTCGACGCCATCAAGGTGACGCTGGAGCGGACGCCGCCCGAGCTGGCGTCGGACATCATGGACCGCGGCATCGTGATGACCGGCGGCGGTTCCCTGCTGCGCGGCCTCGATCGCCGGGTGGCCGAGGAGACGGGCATGCCCGTGCACATCGCCGAAGACCCCCTGCTCTCGGTGGCCCTGGGTGCGGGCAAGTACCTGGATGTGATCGACAACGTCCAGCGGAGCCTGGCGACCTCGCGCCGCCTGGCCTGA